A single genomic interval of Halobacillus halophilus DSM 2266 harbors:
- a CDS encoding MetQ/NlpA family ABC transporter substrate-binding protein, with protein sequence MKKITFGIFTLLLIILLSACGSSDEGNSGSEENSGDGSSEEGTTEIAVGATSVPHAEVLQEAKPLLEEQGITLTIEEYQDYVLPNQDLAEGRIDANYFQHIPYLETQMQENDYDFVNLGGIHIEPMGIYSQNISSVDEVPEGTTLVMSRSVADHGRILSLLEREGLVKLDESVDKVDATVDDIVENPKNLEFDSGVDAATLPEIYKREEDALVAINTNYAIEADLNPSEDSLILEGSESPYVNVIAAQSKDEDSEALQTLVEVLRSEEIQTFMKEEYNGAVVPVDGSSE encoded by the coding sequence ATGAAAAAAATTACATTCGGTATTTTTACTTTATTATTAATCATTCTTTTGTCAGCATGCGGTTCATCAGACGAAGGAAACTCAGGCTCGGAAGAAAACAGCGGTGATGGCAGTTCTGAAGAAGGAACCACTGAAATAGCTGTAGGAGCTACAAGTGTTCCTCACGCAGAAGTACTTCAAGAAGCTAAACCATTGCTTGAAGAGCAAGGAATTACCCTTACTATTGAAGAATATCAAGATTATGTGCTGCCTAACCAGGACTTAGCAGAGGGTCGAATTGATGCAAACTATTTCCAGCACATTCCTTATCTAGAAACACAAATGCAAGAAAATGATTATGATTTTGTAAATCTTGGCGGTATTCATATTGAACCTATGGGAATCTACTCTCAAAACATTTCAAGCGTCGATGAAGTTCCAGAAGGTACTACCCTGGTGATGAGCCGTTCAGTAGCTGACCATGGAAGAATTCTTTCGTTACTTGAACGCGAAGGCCTGGTCAAATTGGATGAAAGCGTAGATAAAGTAGATGCTACAGTCGACGATATTGTTGAAAATCCAAAAAATCTTGAGTTTGACTCCGGTGTAGATGCAGCGACATTACCTGAGATCTACAAACGTGAAGAAGATGCTCTAGTAGCGATTAACACGAACTACGCTATTGAAGCTGACTTGAATCCAAGTGAGGATTCATTGATTCTTGAAGGTTCTGAATCCCCTTATGTAAATGTGATTGCAGCTCAGAGTAAAGATGAAGATTCTGAAGCATTGCAAACATTAGTGGAAGTATTACGTTCAGAAGAAATTCAAACATTTATGAAAGAAGAATATAATGGAGCTGTAGTGCCTGTAGATGGCAGCTCTGAATAA
- a CDS encoding methionine ABC transporter permease, translating to MINQFFPNVTMDDLITATNETLYMTLISVAGTFILGLLLGLLLYLSGPGGLWQNKILNWITASVVNIFRAIPFIILILLLFPFTDFLIGTIRGPKAALPALIIGGAPFYARLVEIALKEVDKGVIEAAKSMGSKSSTLIFKVLLPESMPALVSGITVTAIALIGYTAVAGAIGAGGLGDFAYFYGFQRSDFDVVFICTILIVIIVFIFQFIGDFVSRKLDKR from the coding sequence ATGATTAATCAATTTTTTCCTAACGTCACTATGGATGATTTGATAACAGCTACTAATGAAACACTCTACATGACACTTATCTCTGTAGCAGGTACGTTTATTTTAGGTTTACTGTTAGGTTTACTTCTGTACTTGTCAGGTCCAGGAGGCCTGTGGCAGAACAAGATATTAAACTGGATAACTGCTTCAGTCGTTAATATCTTCAGGGCTATACCTTTTATCATTTTAATTTTGTTATTATTCCCATTTACTGATTTTCTCATTGGCACTATTCGAGGTCCTAAAGCGGCACTCCCTGCCTTAATTATAGGTGGCGCACCATTCTATGCACGGCTTGTCGAGATTGCATTGAAAGAAGTAGATAAAGGTGTCATTGAAGCTGCAAAATCGATGGGTTCTAAATCTTCTACTTTGATTTTTAAGGTGCTGCTTCCTGAGTCAATGCCTGCCCTGGTTTCTGGGATTACCGTTACAGCTATAGCATTAATTGGCTATACTGCGGTGGCGGGAGCGATCGGTGCCGGTGGTTTAGGTGACTTTGCCTATTTCTACGGATTTCAGCGCAGCGACTTTGATGTTGTCTTTATTTGTACGATTCTCATTGTGATTATTGTTTTCATTTTCCAATTTATCGGGGACTTCGTTTCGAGAAAATTGGATAAAAGATAA
- a CDS encoding methionine ABC transporter ATP-binding protein, which produces MISIKGLSKVFRTKHQEVRAVDDLSLQIKKGEIYGVIGYSGAGKSTFIRLLNRLEDPTDGKVTIDDQELTSLNKGKLREARQEIGMIFQHFNLLWSRTVHDNIAFPLEIAGVPKSERTKRVNELIDLVGLSGRGNSYPSQLSGGQKQRVGIARALANKPKVLLCDEATSALDPETTDSILDLLVDINEKLGLTIVLITHEMHVIRKICHQVAVMEQGKIVEQGDVLDVFLYPKEQVTKKFVDQVMGDPEREHSLQLIKDTYKTGEILRLHFVGESTNQALISEISRKFVLDVNILHGKITQTQKGAYGTMFVQFLGDKEEITRAIEYIQSTSVEVEVSPDD; this is translated from the coding sequence ATGATTTCAATTAAAGGCTTATCCAAAGTCTTTCGCACGAAACATCAGGAGGTCCGTGCCGTCGACGACCTTAGTTTACAGATAAAAAAGGGAGAGATTTACGGGGTCATCGGTTATAGCGGTGCTGGAAAAAGTACTTTCATAAGGCTGCTAAATCGCCTGGAAGATCCAACGGACGGCAAGGTCACCATTGATGATCAAGAATTGACTTCTTTAAACAAAGGGAAGCTGCGGGAGGCCCGGCAGGAGATTGGTATGATTTTTCAGCATTTTAATCTTTTGTGGTCTCGAACCGTTCACGATAATATCGCTTTTCCACTTGAAATAGCTGGCGTACCAAAAAGCGAAAGAACTAAACGTGTTAATGAATTAATAGACCTGGTAGGTCTTAGTGGACGAGGTAATTCATACCCCTCTCAGTTAAGCGGCGGACAGAAACAAAGAGTAGGAATAGCTCGTGCGTTAGCAAATAAACCGAAAGTTCTTCTTTGTGATGAAGCGACGTCAGCTCTTGACCCAGAGACAACGGATTCCATTCTTGATCTATTAGTAGATATTAACGAGAAGCTTGGACTGACAATTGTTCTCATCACCCATGAAATGCATGTGATCCGAAAGATCTGCCATCAGGTAGCCGTTATGGAGCAAGGTAAAATTGTGGAACAGGGAGACGTGCTCGATGTTTTCCTTTATCCAAAAGAACAGGTTACCAAGAAGTTTGTCGATCAGGTAATGGGAGACCCTGAACGCGAACATTCTCTTCAGCTCATAAAGGATACCTATAAAACTGGTGAAATCCTTCGTCTGCATTTTGTAGGGGAGAGCACCAATCAGGCTTTAATCAGTGAAATTTCCAGAAAGTTTGTGCTGGATGTAAACATATTGCACGGAAAGATCACCCAAACCCAAAAGGGTGCGTATGGAACAATGTTTGTTCAATTTCTGGGTGATAAAGAAGAAATCACGCGTGCGATTGAATATATTCAATCCACCTCTGTAGAAGTGGAGGTGAGTCCAGATGATTAA
- a CDS encoding TlpA family protein disulfide reductase produces the protein MITLRNAPIFELPYINKEGTYSNKEDLGKVIVLTFWTSWCPDSGKDLPKKEQLYKTMDHEKVKMITINVEGRERSEAEAEEYAEKFLSQPALKDQGRTIYDLYNSDGVPTTVIINKDGFIHSQFGDKAEFLSVVESLGELI, from the coding sequence GTGATCACGTTGAGGAATGCGCCAATTTTTGAACTTCCGTATATAAACAAAGAAGGAACCTATAGTAATAAAGAGGATCTGGGAAAAGTAATTGTTCTTACTTTTTGGACCTCATGGTGTCCCGACAGTGGTAAAGATTTACCTAAAAAAGAACAACTCTATAAAACAATGGATCATGAGAAAGTAAAAATGATAACTATAAATGTAGAAGGACGTGAACGAAGCGAAGCTGAGGCAGAAGAATATGCTGAAAAGTTTTTATCTCAGCCAGCCCTTAAAGACCAAGGACGAACAATTTACGATTTGTATAACAGCGACGGGGTGCCCACCACTGTTATCATTAATAAGGATGGTTTTATTCATTCACAATTCGGGGATAAAGCAGAGTTCTTATCCGTTGTAGAATCTCTCGGTGAACTTATCTAG
- a CDS encoding thioredoxin family protein produces the protein MQEIDNKSAGHELEEQNIGLTYIHTPFCGTCHLARKMLTTIEVMYNRELFKECNASLHPDLMKTYQIKSVPCLLVTHHGEIVEKIYAFHSVPFMYDKLSEYVKK, from the coding sequence GTGCAGGAAATAGATAACAAGTCAGCAGGTCATGAGTTAGAAGAGCAAAACATTGGATTAACATACATCCATACTCCTTTTTGTGGAACCTGCCACTTGGCCAGAAAAATGCTTACGACCATTGAGGTCATGTATAACAGGGAGTTATTTAAAGAGTGCAATGCTTCGCTGCATCCTGACTTAATGAAAACGTATCAAATTAAAAGCGTGCCCTGTCTTCTTGTAACCCATCACGGAGAAATTGTAGAGAAGATTTATGCATTTCATTCAGTTCCTTTTATGTACGATAAACTTTCTGAATATGTAAAAAAATAA
- a CDS encoding toprim domain-containing protein: MDGERIVIVEGITDKRKIKKILAEDIEIICTHGTLGIERMEELILDYNLDERRVYILVDEDDSGYKLRKQLTAELPHAVHIYIDKAFREVAATPEPELARALLNRHFKVKSIYLI, from the coding sequence ATGGATGGAGAAAGAATCGTAATTGTTGAGGGAATAACGGATAAGCGAAAAATCAAGAAAATTCTTGCAGAAGATATAGAAATCATTTGTACACATGGAACACTTGGCATCGAACGGATGGAGGAACTGATTCTTGATTACAATCTCGACGAGCGCAGGGTGTATATTCTTGTGGATGAAGACGACTCCGGCTATAAATTAAGAAAACAACTGACAGCAGAACTGCCTCATGCCGTACACATTTACATTGATAAAGCATTTCGGGAAGTGGCAGCCACTCCGGAACCCGAATTAGCTAGAGCCTTATTAAATAGGCACTTTAAAGTAAAGTCCATTTATCTCATTTAG
- the gcvH gene encoding glycine cleavage system protein GcvH, whose product MSVPKDLRYSEEHEWVKEEGGKVRIGITDFAQSELGDIVFVELPEVGDELEADEPFGSVESVKTVSELYAPLSGKVVEVNEELEDSPEFVNESPYDKAWMVIVEPGDSSEMDELMSSDQYEEMINED is encoded by the coding sequence ATGAGTGTACCAAAAGATCTGCGTTACTCTGAAGAACACGAATGGGTTAAAGAAGAAGGCGGTAAAGTCCGTATCGGCATTACAGATTTCGCTCAATCTGAACTGGGTGATATTGTGTTTGTAGAGCTTCCTGAAGTAGGGGACGAACTTGAAGCAGATGAACCGTTTGGCAGTGTAGAATCTGTGAAAACTGTTTCAGAATTGTACGCTCCATTAAGCGGTAAAGTTGTTGAAGTGAATGAAGAGCTTGAAGACAGCCCGGAATTCGTAAATGAATCCCCGTATGATAAAGCGTGGATGGTTATTGTGGAACCAGGTGATTCTTCTGAAATGGATGAATTAATGTCATCTGATCAATATGAAGAAATGATTAATGAAGATTAA
- a CDS encoding arsenate reductase family protein, with translation MPVTFYWYPKCGTCKKAKQWLDEQGINYTSIHIVEEPPTSDELVKLIDRSGLPARKFFNTSGKKYRELNMKEKLKDATQEEMIEWLASDGMLIKRPILTDGNKVTVGFKPENFQEAWGSEQNIGNKSS, from the coding sequence ATGCCGGTAACCTTTTATTGGTACCCCAAATGCGGGACTTGCAAAAAAGCTAAACAATGGCTGGATGAACAAGGGATAAATTATACCTCCATACATATCGTGGAAGAACCACCGACTTCTGATGAGCTGGTCAAACTAATCGATCGAAGTGGTCTTCCTGCTCGTAAGTTTTTTAATACGAGTGGTAAAAAGTATAGAGAATTGAATATGAAGGAAAAACTGAAGGATGCTACTCAGGAAGAAATGATCGAATGGCTTGCTTCAGATGGCATGTTAATTAAAAGGCCTATTCTCACGGATGGAAATAAGGTCACTGTTGGTTTCAAGCCTGAGAATTTTCAGGAAGCGTGGGGCAGTGAGCAGAACATTGGAAATAAAAGCAGCTAG
- a CDS encoding acyl-CoA dehydrogenase family protein, producing the protein MSELKEMIKGGGFMVEDLSAEDVITPEDFTDEHLMIAKTAEDFVLGEVVPKIDNLENHEFEHSVKLLKQAGELGLLGADVPEEYGGLQLDKISSSLITEKFSRGGGFSVTHGAHVGIGSLPIVFFGNEEQKQKYLPVLATGEKIAAYALTEPGSGSDALGAKTTAKLNEAGTHYVLNGEKQWITNSAFADVFVVYAKIDGDKFTAFIVEREYPGVSTGPEEKKMGIKSSSTRTLVLEDAEVPVENVLGEIGRGHVIAFNILNVGRYKLAIGGVGGAKRAVELSVKYAKERKQFKTPIASFPLIQEKIASVASNTYANESAVYRTVGLFEQSMGKLSEEELKDGAAVAKVIAEYAIECSLNKVFGTELLDFAVDEAVQIHGGYGFMAEYEVERLYRDSRINRIFEGTNEINRMIVPGTLLKKAMKGELPLLQKAQSLQEEIMTLMPEEPGIEPLEQEKYLLKNAKKIALLAAGLAAQKYGEKIENEQEVLVNIADITGEIYNMESAILRTDKALQKNGESKNELKLLYTQVYTQEAFNRIEAHAKETLIAAESGDSLRMMLGALRKLTRHTPINVIAKKREIASALIQAEKFVV; encoded by the coding sequence ATGAGTGAATTAAAAGAAATGATTAAGGGCGGCGGATTCATGGTGGAAGATTTATCGGCTGAGGATGTGATTACACCTGAAGATTTTACAGATGAACATTTGATGATTGCTAAAACCGCTGAAGATTTTGTGTTAGGTGAGGTCGTTCCTAAAATTGATAATCTGGAAAACCACGAATTTGAGCACTCTGTTAAATTGCTGAAGCAAGCAGGTGAGCTTGGTTTATTAGGAGCAGATGTGCCGGAAGAGTACGGCGGGCTTCAATTAGACAAAATCAGTTCCTCTTTAATTACAGAGAAATTTTCCCGCGGTGGAGGATTTTCTGTTACTCATGGAGCACATGTAGGTATTGGTTCACTGCCTATCGTGTTTTTCGGTAATGAAGAACAAAAGCAAAAATATCTTCCCGTACTGGCCACAGGTGAAAAAATCGCAGCTTATGCTCTGACAGAGCCAGGGTCTGGATCAGATGCTTTGGGAGCTAAAACGACAGCGAAACTTAACGAAGCAGGCACTCACTATGTTTTAAACGGTGAAAAACAATGGATTACAAACTCTGCATTTGCTGACGTATTCGTCGTTTACGCTAAAATAGATGGAGATAAATTCACGGCCTTTATCGTAGAAAGAGAGTATCCAGGTGTTTCTACAGGACCTGAAGAGAAAAAAATGGGAATTAAAAGTTCCTCTACACGTACGCTCGTTCTTGAAGACGCCGAAGTTCCTGTTGAAAATGTTCTTGGAGAGATAGGACGCGGGCATGTCATTGCTTTTAATATTCTAAACGTGGGCCGATACAAATTGGCTATCGGAGGAGTCGGAGGAGCGAAGCGGGCTGTAGAACTTTCTGTTAAGTATGCGAAAGAGCGCAAACAGTTTAAGACTCCGATCGCGAGCTTCCCACTTATTCAAGAGAAAATTGCTTCCGTGGCTTCAAACACCTATGCCAATGAAAGCGCAGTATATCGAACTGTAGGCTTGTTTGAGCAGAGTATGGGTAAGCTGTCTGAAGAAGAACTTAAAGATGGTGCAGCTGTGGCTAAAGTCATTGCTGAGTACGCAATCGAATGTTCATTAAACAAGGTGTTTGGAACAGAGTTACTGGATTTCGCTGTCGATGAAGCTGTACAAATCCACGGTGGATATGGATTTATGGCCGAATATGAAGTTGAAAGATTGTATAGAGATTCCCGGATTAACCGTATATTTGAAGGAACAAATGAGATTAACCGGATGATTGTACCAGGTACGCTTCTTAAAAAAGCCATGAAGGGCGAACTTCCATTGCTTCAAAAAGCACAGTCCCTTCAAGAGGAAATTATGACGCTTATGCCAGAAGAACCAGGTATTGAACCTTTGGAGCAAGAGAAATATTTATTAAAGAACGCTAAGAAAATTGCTTTACTTGCAGCCGGTTTAGCTGCTCAGAAATATGGTGAAAAAATTGAAAATGAACAGGAAGTGCTCGTTAATATAGCGGACATTACAGGTGAGATATATAACATGGAGTCTGCTATTCTTCGTACGGATAAAGCCCTGCAGAAAAACGGGGAAAGCAAAAACGAATTGAAACTTCTTTACACGCAAGTTTATACTCAAGAAGCATTTAATCGAATCGAAGCTCATGCGAAGGAGACGTTGATCGCTGCTGAATCAGGTGACTCCCTTCGAATGATGCTCGGTGCACTGCGTAAGCTAACTCGACACACGCCAATTAATGTGATTGCGAAGAAACGGGAAATAGCATCCGCACTCATCCAAGCAGAAAAATTTGTAGTATAA